From Streptomyces sp. SCSIO 75703:
GGCGTCGAGGACGGTGACGTGGTCGAGGTCCGCGCTCACCCGGTCCGCGGCGCGTCCGGTGTGCCGGACGAGGATCTCCTCCACGAGGGCGCGGAGCCTGCCCAACTCCTCGGCGCGCACGGCCAGGTCGCTCGCCGTGCCCTCGATCGGCTCCTCGGCCGCGGGCTGGCGGAGCAGCACCCGTGCCCCCGGCAGGACGGCCCGTTTGCCGGGGGTGCCGGCCGCGAGCAGCGGGGCGGCGGCCGGCCCGGCCTGGCCCAGACAGATCGCCTCGATGTCGCAGGTCACGAAGCGGAGCGTGTCGTAGATCGCGGCCATGGCGGTGAAGGAACCGCCGGGGGAGTTGAGATACAGCGCGATGTCCCGGTCGGGGGCCCGGTGCTCCAGCAGGAGGAGCTG
This genomic window contains:
- a CDS encoding ATP-dependent Clp protease proteolytic subunit, producing MSRASARTVLPEFRDRTSLGERVTDPYAKLLDERVIMLGAPIDEISAQDVITQLLLLEHRAPDRDIALYLNSPGGSFTAMAAIYDTLRFVTCDIEAICLGQAGPAAAPLLAAGTPGKRAVLPGARVLLRQPAAEEPIEGTASDLAVRAEELGRLRALVEEILVRHTGRAADRVSADLDHVTVLDARQAVAYGLADRIVPARTTVRRAPGGR